A stretch of Paenibacillus mucilaginosus 3016 DNA encodes these proteins:
- a CDS encoding extracellular solute-binding protein, translated as MRMMKSQMKKKLSLASAAALVMTGLAGCADSGSPEAQPAQPSTAAEQQNSAPLALSIMIPSFNTNFPKDGTPVLAEIEKRTNTKIHLEWVPNSSYGDKFNITLASGRLPSLMYVPDVKGSSFVNAVESGAFWEVGPYLKDYKNLSQANPIILKNSSIGGKNYGLYRTRALGRNGINYRKDWLEQVGLQPPKTIDDFYHMLKAFKEKDPDKNGKNDTYGMVLVKWTGQNAYGFDTIKLWFGAPNKWGVVDGKLVPEHETPEYLEALKFMRKLHEEKLINQDFAVYDSSKWIDPVVNNQAGVIVDVTDTAGRIDQKIHANLQKENKDDPDKHYVDNMIGVEGKHGLRALPTSGFAGMIVIPKTAVKTEGELKRVLGFLDQTNEADIQTLLYSGIEGRHYTKEKDYILPTADKTLADAELTGLGQLLTYIPEDRTLKSKQAMSPLSQKTEKLQEEAEQYIVVNPAEPLISKVYSLKGPQLDNIINDARIKFIVGQSSEADLKAAFELWRKSGGDDYVNEMNTLYAASPKK; from the coding sequence ATGCGAATGATGAAAAGTCAAATGAAAAAAAAGCTCTCCCTGGCATCCGCTGCTGCACTTGTCATGACAGGACTGGCAGGCTGCGCAGACAGCGGCAGCCCGGAAGCACAGCCGGCACAGCCGTCCACAGCGGCGGAGCAGCAGAATTCCGCTCCTCTGGCGCTCAGCATTATGATTCCGTCGTTCAACACCAATTTCCCGAAGGACGGCACTCCCGTTCTGGCGGAGATCGAAAAAAGAACCAACACCAAGATCCATCTGGAATGGGTTCCCAACTCTTCTTATGGAGATAAGTTCAATATTACACTGGCCTCCGGCAGACTTCCCAGCCTGATGTATGTGCCCGATGTCAAGGGCTCCAGCTTCGTCAATGCGGTTGAATCCGGGGCGTTCTGGGAAGTGGGCCCGTATCTGAAGGATTACAAAAACTTAAGTCAAGCCAATCCCATCATCCTGAAAAACTCCTCGATCGGCGGAAAAAACTACGGCCTTTACCGGACCCGCGCTCTAGGACGCAATGGCATCAATTACCGCAAAGACTGGCTTGAGCAAGTAGGGCTGCAGCCGCCGAAGACCATCGATGATTTCTACCATATGCTGAAGGCGTTCAAGGAGAAGGACCCTGACAAGAACGGGAAAAACGATACGTACGGCATGGTGCTGGTGAAGTGGACCGGTCAAAACGCGTATGGCTTCGATACGATAAAACTATGGTTCGGCGCACCTAACAAGTGGGGAGTCGTGGACGGGAAACTGGTTCCGGAGCATGAAACGCCGGAATACCTGGAAGCATTGAAGTTTATGCGGAAGCTCCATGAAGAGAAGCTGATTAACCAGGACTTCGCCGTCTACGACAGCTCCAAGTGGATTGACCCGGTGGTGAACAACCAGGCTGGAGTCATTGTGGACGTCACGGATACGGCCGGACGGATCGATCAGAAGATCCATGCCAATCTGCAAAAAGAAAACAAGGACGATCCGGACAAGCATTACGTCGACAACATGATCGGTGTGGAAGGCAAGCATGGCCTGAGAGCGCTCCCGACCTCCGGCTTCGCGGGGATGATCGTCATTCCGAAAACTGCCGTGAAAACGGAAGGCGAGCTGAAGCGGGTGCTCGGGTTCCTGGACCAGACGAATGAGGCAGATATTCAAACGCTGCTCTATTCGGGGATCGAAGGCCGCCATTATACCAAGGAAAAGGATTATATCTTACCGACTGCAGATAAAACGCTGGCGGATGCCGAGCTCACCGGCTTAGGTCAATTGCTCACTTACATTCCGGAGGACCGGACACTGAAAAGCAAGCAGGCGATGTCTCCGCTCTCCCAGAAAACCGAGAAGCTCCAAGAGGAAGCCGAACAATATATTGTCGTGAATCCTGCCGAGCCGCTGATCTCCAAGGTGTATTCGCTCAAAGGTCCGCAGCTCGATAACATCATCAACGATGCCCGAATCAAATTCATTGTGGGCCAATCCTCCGAGGCGGATCTGAAGGCGGCTTTCGAGCTCTGGAGAAAGAGCGGCGGAGATGATTACGTGAATGAAATGAACACGCTGTACGCTGCATCTCCAAAGAAATAA
- a CDS encoding ABC transporter permease has translation MTGKDQQHSILTRMRREKWMYVLLIPGLLYFLIFKYVPMWGALLAFKNYQPFLGFFKSEWVGFEHFRVFFANPEFGMLLSNTLMLSFLNMVFFFPAPIILALLLNEVRLALFKRTIQTLIYVPHFIPMVIVASLTYVFLTTEGGIVNEYLYKWTGQKIDFLSQPDWFRPIIILQTIWKECGWGTIIFLAALAAVDVEQYEAAIMDGANRWKQIWHITLPSISSTIVILLILRMGNVLDNGFEQIYLMLNPLNRSVAEVFDTYVYMVGITQGAFSYSTAVGLFKSIVGIILVLGTNWLAKRFGHSGLY, from the coding sequence ATGACTGGGAAAGACCAACAGCATAGTATTCTTACCCGGATGCGCCGGGAAAAGTGGATGTATGTCTTACTGATCCCAGGATTACTTTACTTTCTGATCTTCAAATATGTTCCGATGTGGGGAGCCCTGCTTGCATTTAAGAATTATCAGCCCTTCTTAGGGTTCTTCAAAAGCGAATGGGTAGGATTCGAGCATTTTCGAGTATTTTTCGCCAACCCGGAATTTGGCATGCTGCTGAGCAATACGCTGATGCTATCTTTTCTAAATATGGTGTTTTTCTTCCCGGCTCCGATCATCCTGGCCCTGCTTCTGAATGAAGTCCGGCTCGCCTTGTTCAAGCGGACGATTCAAACCTTGATCTATGTACCTCACTTCATCCCCATGGTGATCGTGGCGAGCTTGACCTACGTGTTCCTGACGACGGAGGGAGGGATTGTGAATGAATACCTGTACAAGTGGACGGGGCAAAAGATCGACTTCCTCTCACAGCCGGATTGGTTCCGGCCTATCATTATCCTTCAGACCATCTGGAAAGAGTGCGGCTGGGGGACGATCATCTTCCTGGCTGCCCTGGCTGCGGTGGACGTGGAGCAGTATGAGGCCGCTATTATGGATGGAGCGAACCGCTGGAAACAGATCTGGCATATCACACTGCCTTCCATCAGCAGCACGATCGTCATTCTGCTGATTCTCCGGATGGGGAACGTGCTGGATAACGGCTTTGAACAAATCTATTTGATGCTCAATCCGCTGAACCGGAGTGTGGCGGAGGTGTTCGATACCTATGTGTATATGGTTGGTATTACCCAAGGAGCGTTCAGCTACAGTACGGCGGTGGGTTTGTTCAAATCCATCGTAGGGATCATTCTCGTACTGGGCACCAACTGGCTGGCCAAGAGGTTCGGACATTCCGGGCTATATTAG
- a CDS encoding cytochrome P450: protein MSASTDLRLNPYPWYQKMLQHSPIVYSEPFGAYLVFRYDDVRSVFQDYKTFSSALYDGLSTELTFDNQIQGMDPPRHTQLRALAAHAFTPKAVADLEPRIREIADYLIDAMLAGQDIDFVQQFAVPFPVRVIAEMLGVPEEDFDRFKVWSDIIVEISERLLTGQTEELPEHVAAYKEMKQYFQTMIHQRRAEPRNDLISRLAAAEVDGQQLTDLEAINFCLILLVAGNETTTNLITNLIRTFAEHPKQWKLLRQRRDLIPQAVEEVMRYRTPVQLMFRLVTQETEISGTKLKAGDRVVLYLGAANRDPAKFERPDTFDITRPASPHLTFGHGIHFCLGAPLARLETSIALQVLLDRLDAFEIPPAEALEPLTEL from the coding sequence ATGTCGGCTTCAACCGATTTACGATTAAATCCATATCCCTGGTATCAAAAAATGCTCCAGCATTCCCCTATCGTATATAGTGAGCCGTTCGGGGCCTATCTGGTATTCCGGTATGACGACGTGCGCAGCGTATTTCAAGATTACAAGACCTTTTCCTCCGCACTCTATGACGGGCTGTCGACGGAGCTTACCTTCGATAATCAAATTCAAGGCATGGACCCTCCAAGGCATACGCAGTTAAGAGCGCTCGCAGCCCATGCGTTTACGCCCAAGGCCGTCGCCGACCTTGAACCTCGCATCCGCGAGATCGCAGACTATCTGATCGATGCGATGCTGGCCGGACAAGATATCGATTTTGTACAACAATTCGCCGTACCGTTTCCGGTTCGTGTCATTGCGGAGATGCTTGGCGTGCCGGAAGAAGATTTCGACCGGTTCAAGGTCTGGTCGGATATCATCGTTGAAATTTCTGAGCGTCTGCTGACCGGACAAACCGAGGAACTGCCTGAGCATGTCGCCGCCTACAAGGAAATGAAGCAGTATTTCCAAACGATGATCCATCAGCGGAGAGCCGAGCCGAGGAACGATCTGATCTCCCGGCTTGCCGCCGCGGAAGTGGACGGACAGCAGCTGACCGATCTGGAGGCGATCAATTTCTGTTTGATATTGCTTGTAGCGGGAAATGAGACGACGACGAATTTGATCACCAATCTGATCCGCACCTTCGCCGAGCATCCCAAGCAGTGGAAGCTGCTGAGGCAAAGACGGGACCTGATTCCGCAGGCAGTGGAAGAGGTCATGCGCTACCGTACACCGGTGCAGCTCATGTTCAGGCTCGTGACGCAGGAGACGGAAATCTCCGGAACGAAGCTGAAGGCCGGCGACCGGGTCGTCCTTTACCTTGGGGCCGCCAACCGCGATCCCGCCAAGTTCGAGCGCCCCGATACCTTCGACATCACGCGGCCGGCCAGCCCGCATCTTACGTTCGGGCATGGCATCCACTTCTGCCTGGGTGCGCCGCTTGCACGTCTGGAGACCTCGATTGCCCTGCAGGTGCTGCTCGACCGGCTGGATGCCTTCGAGATTCCGCCGGCCGAAGCGTTAGAACCGCTCACGGAGCTTTAA
- a CDS encoding carbohydrate ABC transporter permease: protein MTRPYKSVSGTIFDACNYLFLGAFALAAVLPFLYIIAGSFASDAELTERAVFLIPETFTFAAYEYIFSTDTLLRSIGVSVFVTVVGTAFNLFFTVTMAYPLARRALVGRNLLLNLVIFPMLFSGGMIPMYLVIRELHLLDSLWALILPGAINSFNLIIVKNFFQELPPELEEAAKIDGCTDLGLLWKIVLPLSKPVLATFTLFYAVSHWNSFFDALLYINDPSKWPLQVMLRQIVMLSQSAAGDLYNMDPSFVKPPDQSIKMAVIVVGTIPILLVYPFLQKHFAKGVMIGSVKG, encoded by the coding sequence TTGACAAGACCGTATAAGTCGGTTTCGGGCACCATCTTCGACGCATGCAACTATCTGTTCCTTGGTGCATTCGCATTGGCGGCTGTGCTGCCTTTCCTCTATATCATTGCGGGGTCCTTCGCCAGTGATGCGGAATTGACGGAGCGGGCGGTATTCCTGATCCCGGAAACCTTCACGTTCGCGGCGTACGAATATATTTTTTCGACCGATACCCTTCTTCGAAGTATTGGGGTTTCCGTTTTTGTTACGGTGGTTGGAACGGCTTTCAACCTCTTCTTTACGGTAACCATGGCTTACCCTCTGGCCCGCAGGGCCTTGGTCGGGCGGAACCTGTTATTGAACCTGGTGATCTTTCCCATGCTCTTCAGCGGAGGCATGATCCCTATGTATCTGGTGATCCGGGAGCTCCATTTGCTGGACAGCTTGTGGGCACTCATCCTACCCGGGGCGATTAATTCCTTTAACCTGATTATCGTGAAGAACTTTTTTCAGGAGCTTCCGCCTGAGCTGGAAGAGGCCGCCAAGATCGACGGCTGCACCGATTTGGGGCTCTTATGGAAGATTGTGCTGCCCTTGTCCAAGCCCGTGCTTGCCACCTTTACGCTGTTTTATGCCGTGTCCCATTGGAATAGCTTTTTTGACGCGCTGCTTTACATCAATGACCCATCCAAATGGCCTTTGCAGGTGATGCTCCGGCAGATCGTGATGCTGTCCCAATCGGCTGCAGGGGACCTGTACAACATGGACCCAAGCTTCGTTAAGCCGCCGGACCAATCCATCAAGATGGCTGTCATTGTGGTCGGCACGATTCCGATTCTGCTCGTGTATCCGTTCCTTCAAAAGCACTTTGCCAAAGGAGTCATGATCGGTTCTGTCAAAGGCTAG
- a CDS encoding sialate O-acetylesterase — protein sequence MVSAFAMEYTPITNRMMIGVSCSKGGTSINLWQPDGAFLNDAISRYHTAASWLTDNGYTIKHKFMVWCQGETDADHGMAGEEYRTKLKRMIDAMVSAGLERCYIVRIGCHRDHPTLYDEIMLAQTDLCRTYSNAVLVSTRFASMAAEGLMKDPFHYTQKGYNITGADAGRNTALHITLNQEPQLYDPKSQSLYLSRK from the coding sequence ATGGTCTCGGCTTTTGCCATGGAATACACCCCTATCACCAATCGAATGATGATCGGTGTTTCTTGCTCCAAGGGCGGAACGTCCATTAACCTCTGGCAGCCGGACGGGGCATTCTTGAACGATGCCATATCCCGTTATCACACCGCAGCAAGCTGGCTCACAGACAACGGCTATACCATTAAACATAAGTTCATGGTTTGGTGCCAGGGAGAAACCGACGCGGATCATGGCATGGCAGGGGAAGAGTATCGTACGAAATTAAAGCGGATGATCGACGCCATGGTTTCTGCCGGGCTTGAAAGGTGCTATATCGTACGAATTGGTTGTCATCGGGATCATCCGACGTTATATGATGAGATCATGCTTGCCCAAACGGATCTGTGCAGGACGTATTCCAACGCAGTGCTGGTGTCCACCCGATTTGCGAGTATGGCTGCTGAAGGACTTATGAAAGATCCGTTCCATTATACCCAGAAGGGATATAACATTACGGGGGCGGACGCAGGCAGGAACACGGCTCTTCACATCACTCTGAACCAAGAACCGCAGCTGTATGATCCGAAGAGTCAGTCACTATATCTTTCGCGGAAATAA
- a CDS encoding AraC family transcriptional regulator encodes MGKLFSKGTKYYRQSLLLIVAIATLPGLLLSGLMYWGAGGQIEQELHQLHRQNMEERAQTIDETLAHLELSLGHWAFEPQFNYTLGSTDFGQDYGRAWDITKTLLIIQSSSELIEHVELYVKGSPNRGSIRFSPEYSELNESALNEQYGRLPQHDRPIFWNNTYPGVQKQEQLTIIQKVPGNSKDPVGLLLVRLNMDKLAQLMGTLTPYNGAKTLIFPDNGAPIIRVGDGEENDAFIQELIRDIRSREQEPGLYYFDWQGSQYSVSYDHFTKVSTRWAYISAAPIQEITAPLLSISKLIIIVSCAALVIAVSMAWLASRRIYSPVGQLVHTLSGYRTELLGKGVDEFSWINQKWQELNRESTSLQTKLKHELPHLKESFVQQLIQGYLDRYSSSELIERFRQYGGRVDRSVFTVVHMELIGFSGLAGRFNTGDEGLVTFTACNIIEELAGSRLEQTYVINFHDLTMALLVVEPAATPRDRILSLCREFISGINELLRMQATVVVAPPTEDIKQIGSRFEGAKSTARYRSFEYESQIIDMEQPGLLAETGGLNYPFSIERELIQALRAGEREEAVQQLTLFMEALSAERVTEMDVQQGMMRLLAGILNVVSQVGMNPASLSKGENMFEALSQIRDTRSIMKWFNEHIIEPYMQELEKRTNGQVKRMIEQAKNYLQNEYAKDISLDSCAEHVGAAPYLLSKAFKAETGINFTEYLTHIRMDKAKALLRESDTMINEIALRVGYQPSYFIRLFKKLEGITPGRFRELVRDGGD; translated from the coding sequence ATGGGTAAGCTTTTCTCCAAAGGAACGAAATATTACCGGCAGAGCCTGCTGCTGATTGTTGCGATCGCTACGCTGCCCGGACTCTTGCTGAGCGGATTGATGTATTGGGGTGCCGGGGGCCAAATTGAGCAGGAGCTCCACCAGCTCCACCGGCAGAACATGGAAGAACGCGCCCAAACCATTGACGAAACGCTGGCTCACCTGGAATTGTCCCTGGGACATTGGGCCTTCGAGCCCCAGTTCAACTATACTCTGGGGAGCACCGACTTCGGACAAGATTATGGACGCGCCTGGGACATTACCAAGACCCTGCTTATCATACAGAGCTCGAGCGAACTGATTGAGCATGTGGAACTCTATGTGAAGGGGTCGCCGAACCGGGGCAGCATCCGATTTAGCCCCGAGTATAGTGAGCTGAACGAATCCGCCCTGAATGAACAATATGGCCGCCTGCCTCAGCATGACCGTCCGATCTTCTGGAACAACACGTATCCGGGGGTTCAAAAGCAGGAGCAGCTGACCATCATCCAGAAGGTGCCCGGGAACAGCAAAGACCCTGTGGGGCTGCTGCTGGTTCGGCTTAACATGGATAAGCTGGCGCAATTGATGGGTACGCTGACTCCCTATAACGGCGCCAAAACGCTGATCTTCCCAGACAATGGAGCTCCGATCATCCGTGTGGGAGACGGGGAAGAGAACGATGCCTTTATCCAGGAATTGATCCGCGACATCCGCAGCAGAGAGCAGGAGCCGGGCTTATATTATTTCGACTGGCAGGGAAGCCAATATTCCGTCTCGTATGACCATTTTACGAAAGTCAGCACCCGCTGGGCTTATATTTCAGCGGCTCCTATACAGGAGATCACGGCTCCGCTGCTTTCCATTTCGAAATTGATCATCATCGTCAGCTGCGCGGCTCTTGTCATCGCGGTTTCCATGGCATGGCTGGCCTCCCGCCGGATCTATTCGCCGGTTGGCCAGCTGGTTCACACGCTCAGCGGGTACCGAACGGAGCTGCTGGGCAAAGGTGTGGATGAGTTTTCATGGATCAATCAGAAGTGGCAGGAGTTGAACCGGGAGAGCACCTCGCTGCAAACCAAGCTGAAGCATGAGCTGCCGCATCTGAAAGAGAGCTTCGTCCAGCAGCTGATCCAGGGATATCTGGACCGGTACTCCAGCAGTGAACTCATCGAACGCTTCCGGCAGTATGGAGGCCGTGTCGACCGGAGTGTATTTACCGTGGTCCATATGGAATTGATCGGATTCAGCGGCCTTGCGGGCCGGTTCAATACTGGCGATGAAGGGCTGGTCACCTTTACGGCATGCAATATCATTGAGGAATTGGCCGGAAGCCGGCTGGAACAAACTTACGTGATTAATTTTCATGATTTAACCATGGCCCTTCTGGTCGTCGAACCGGCTGCTACTCCCAGAGATCGGATCCTTTCCTTGTGCCGTGAGTTCATCAGCGGAATTAACGAGCTCTTGCGGATGCAGGCTACCGTGGTGGTCGCTCCGCCCACAGAGGATATCAAGCAGATCGGCTCCCGGTTCGAAGGCGCCAAATCGACTGCCCGCTACCGCAGCTTTGAATACGAGAGCCAAATCATCGATATGGAACAGCCTGGTCTGCTGGCCGAGACCGGAGGGCTGAACTATCCATTCTCGATAGAGCGTGAGCTCATTCAAGCTTTACGGGCAGGAGAACGGGAGGAAGCTGTGCAGCAGTTGACCTTGTTTATGGAAGCTCTGTCTGCCGAGCGCGTTACAGAAATGGACGTGCAGCAAGGAATGATGCGCCTGCTGGCCGGAATCTTGAATGTGGTATCACAAGTGGGGATGAATCCGGCCAGTCTGTCCAAGGGAGAAAATATGTTTGAAGCCCTTTCCCAGATCCGGGATACACGCTCCATCATGAAGTGGTTTAACGAACATATCATCGAGCCCTACATGCAGGAGCTCGAAAAGCGGACCAACGGACAAGTGAAAAGAATGATTGAGCAGGCCAAGAACTATTTGCAGAACGAATATGCAAAGGACATCTCGCTGGATAGCTGTGCGGAGCATGTCGGTGCAGCGCCCTATTTACTCAGTAAGGCGTTCAAGGCGGAGACAGGGATCAATTTCACGGAGTATCTAACTCATATTCGCATGGATAAGGCCAAAGCTCTGCTGCGTGAGTCGGATACCATGATTAACGAAATCGCTTTGCGGGTAGGCTACCAGCCCAGCTATTTCATCCGGCTGTTCAAGAAGCTCGAGGGCATCACCCCCGGCCGATTCCGGGAGCTGGTGCGGGACGGGGGAGATTAG